In Electrophorus electricus isolate fEleEle1 chromosome 18, fEleEle1.pri, whole genome shotgun sequence, one genomic interval encodes:
- the LOC118243007 gene encoding complement C1q-like protein 2, translating to MMKVVKMKVLVLAVAALLLKVDSQLTDDVAEYLLRLNDRINALEKSCTGGGRKVVFSVVHRPSSIKGDNVGITGPYDVASVLVHKHAITNIGNAYNTQTGIFTAPVKGVYFFTFTTYSWVSGADIGVSLYRNNEEILLIWETQDWGDNEDYASNSAALILEQGDRVYMNLPKGFQVASSITSNLHTFSGFLLYQL from the exons ATGATGAAGGTTGTGAAGATGAAGGTGTTGGTGCTAGCGGtggcagcactgctgctgaaggTGGACTCTCAGCTCACGGATGACGTGGCGGAATATCTCCTGAGATTAAATGATCGTATCAATGCTCTGGAAAAATCCTGCACAG GTGGAGGCAGGAAAGTGGTGTTCTCTGTGGTGCATCGGCCTTCTTCGATTAAGGGCGATAACGTTGGAATAACAGGACCCTACGATGTCGCCTCTGTCCTCGTTCACAAACATGCCATAACCAACATCGGCAATgcctacaacacacaaacag GGATCTTCACTGCCCCAGTCAAGggagtttatttttttactttcacCACATACAGCTGGGTGTCTGGAGCTGACATCGGTGTGAGTTTGTACAGGAACAATGAGGAAATCTTACTGATTTGGGAGACCCAGGATTGGGGCGATAACGAGGATTATGCCAGTAACTCAGCAGCACTGATCCTGGAACAGGGCGACAGGGTGTACATGAACCTGCCCAAAGGTTTTCAAGTGGCTAGCAGCATCACAAGCAACCTACACACCTTTAGTGGATTTCTGCTCTATCAGCTCTGa
- the LOC113569428 gene encoding complement C1q-like protein 2 — protein MMKVVKMKVLVLAVAALLLKVDSQLTDEQAEYLLKLSDRITALEKSCTGGGRKVVFSVVHRPSSIKGYNIGITGPYDVASVLVHKHAITNIGNAYNTQTGIFTAPVKGVYFFTFTTYSWVSEADIGVSLYRNNEEILLIWETQDRGDNEDYASNSAALILEQGDKVYMNLPKGFRVSSSTTTNIHTFSGFLLYQL, from the exons ATGATGAAGGTTGTGAAGATGAAGGTGTTGGTGCTAGCGGtggcagcactgctgctgaaggTGGACTCTCAGCTCACGGACGAGCAGGCGGAATATCTCCTGAAATTAAGCGATCGTATCACTGCTCTGGAAAAATCCTGCACAG GTGGAGGCAGGAAAGTGGTGTTCTCTGTGGTGCATCGGCCTTCTTCGATTAAGGGCTATAACATTGGAATAACAGGACCCTACGATGTCGCCTCTGTCCTCGTTCACAAACATGCCATAACCAACATCGGCAATgcctacaacacacaaacag GGATCTTCACTGCCCCAGTCAAGggagtttatttttttactttcacCACATACAGCTGGGTGTCTGAAGCTGACATCGGTGTGAGTTTGTACAGGAACAATGAGGAAATCTTACTGATTTGGGAGACCCAGGATAGGGGCGATAACGAGGATTATGCCAGTAACTCAGCAGCACTGATCCTGGAACAGGGCGACAAGGTGTACATGAACCTGCCCAAAGGTTTTCGAGTGTCTAGCAGTACCACAACGAACATACACACCTTCAGTGGATTTCTACTCTATCAGCTCTGa